In the genome of Mytilus edulis chromosome 3, xbMytEdul2.2, whole genome shotgun sequence, one region contains:
- the LOC139515590 gene encoding putative transmembrane protein INAFM2 has translation MNQNKLEKEPNATTYRGNASGPGGHGKGTSFSADKNKNKTAAKTNKKWVRLATVLAYVLAVSLAAIVLAIYYSFIWEPELKTSTTTMPPFKPGQSNVVNNTTSNAPNTT, from the coding sequence aCAAATTAGAGAAGGAACCTAATGCCACGACTTATCGTGGGAATGCTTCAGGACCAGGTGGTCATGGGAAAGGGACAAGTTTCAGtgcagataaaaacaaaaataaaacagccGCCAAGACGAATAAGAAATGGGTTAGACTGGCTACAGTTCTTGCTTACGTTCTAGCTGTATCCCTGGCAGCTATTGTACTGGCTATCTACTACAGTTTTATATGGGAACCAGAGCTGAAAACATCAACAACAACGATGCCACCGTTTAAACCAGGACAGTCAAATGTGGTGAATAATACCACATCAAATGCACCAAATACCACTTAA
- the LOC139515602 gene encoding uncharacterized protein encodes MITMDSEGLANITMLQRDSPFTIRDTTEVLASSSTTNELTKTVDDENPSSSNSSHQYESDSSNANGNGNTTDNTVIKRPFSTKCTFSYDDVPGTSRMSQSVSILDDGYDVPSTYRRSNGTKISRDGSDQVNAMNRTRSRINSMYHSNWTEVTLKRKRMRFLSALMYLIIVVSIAVVLTWYYWFVWNPPCINLPWKHTNCTEEE; translated from the coding sequence ATGATCACCATGGATTCTGAAGGCTTAgcaaatattacaatgttacaaaGGGACTCTCCATTCACCATTAGGGATACAACTGAAGTTTTGGCAAGTTCCTCTACCACAAACGAACTGACAAAAACCGTGGACGATGAAAATCCCAGTAGTTCAAACTCTTCTCATCAATATGAATCAGATAGTTCGAATGCTAATGGTAATGGTAATACAACGGACAATACAGTAATTAAGAGACCATTCTCCACTAAATGTACATTTTCATACGATGATGTTCCTGGTACTTCGAGAATGAGCCAGTCAGTTtcaatcttggatgatggatacGACGTGCCTTCGACTTACAGAAGGTCAAATGGAACCAAAATAAGTAGAGACGGTTCTGATCAGGTCAATGCTATGAATAGAACCCGATCGAGAATCAACAGTATGTACCATAGCAATTGGACGGAGGTTACCCTAAAAAGGAAGAGGATGAGGTTTCTATCTGCATTAATGTACCTAATCATCGTTGTTTCTATAGCAGTTGTTCTTACATGGTATTATTGGTTCGTCTGGAATCCGCCCTGTATCAATTTACCATGGAAACATACCAATTGCACAGAGGAG